The Pangasianodon hypophthalmus isolate fPanHyp1 chromosome 5, fPanHyp1.pri, whole genome shotgun sequence genome includes a window with the following:
- the senp7 gene encoding sentrin-specific protease 7 isoform X1, which translates to MPHEKGPLSRVTDAGTVSVDHRKALTITAGAKLDSSQIGNPLKIHKRKGLFDECADADVAKSARKHPKVRKIHWTQLAANGASLHRHNGRQADEHDQNDSVMLDIKRRQVKVILKDVLQTEEGQRYLSSCGSDTNAKTQSPLKRGPRERRSERGPSTEHSTVRRRASVPRKDQTKFSPLKLTTCTSSKTTDTVCAEENDMHLPKEVQTPAAKRCKRFNNSVKQAEHNASDEEESCSLKESESSSKESHPESELCPVEEDDSLRPASVSPLHSEEADSEQISENFITATHTPSKVKQPSGFRRTEYQDSESEAVPTQQNTSKDEAQECAEVMGEKEGEIEQEREEEDLLYQNGEVLDERGGARGSVLRLSTGATEGQLADGEVTPKSSQIAGSSDKHIVDSELVEVRQASKPQTTEPIILSSEEEEEEEENRVTSHVPTLEGAKDPHRQQKPIQAMERKKIPDAHIHPSDMNSQGSSFEASALSGCPVMELQFSALYMGSLSILTNGLVKITDDRITISCKEPSGSEVKASLATAHVRKYSVWDGLLVRDSRLAKENEVPPPSVLLLWLAEVQARRLSSDLCVFQPGTRPAEGSTCVVLCVSEPLNGVQGALLASIMDIVGLRHGNTELLSPLTHPDSLKLLQSSRDSHMFQLLLPRAEAHPVLCESGTAPAPASTTTTSAKAQDSDAQPDSRVYTLCQSSSQSAYSVSLAHNPGADWTPYRHCGPARRLIQFPPPPSKGAITVTTEDLECLDSGEFLNDVIIDFYLKYLLVQKAPHASVRRSHVFSSFFYKQLTRRDNANEDSTSTPAQLRRHQRVRTWTRHVDIFEKDFLFVPVNQEAHWYLVVVCFPGLEEPQYVERGGHASVHDGTENSSDTTAQSESQHGDGDVNSDENSSRSISAPGPPTCTEKTCKRQTVCKRPCILIMDSLKLSVHERIFKLLREYLQAEWEVKRGGHRDFSAERMVGSHCRVPLQDNSSDCGLYLLQYAESFLQDPVVHFDLPLKLECWFPRQKVREKREEIRDLVLHLYRFQQGSLGNDSSDDGKEIGNIV; encoded by the exons attggAAATCCACTGAAAATCCACAAGAGGAAAGGACTCTTTGATGAATGCGCAGATGCAGACGTGGCAAAAAGTGCCAGAAAGCACCCCAAGGTGAGGAAG ATCCACTGGACACAGCTGGCAGCCAATGGAGCGTCACTGCATCGCCATAATGGGAGACAAGCAGATGAACATGACCAGAATGATTCAGTGATGCTGGACATTAAGAG gCGACAGGTGAAAGTGATCTTGAAGGACGTTCTCCAGACAGAAGAAGGGCAGAGATACCTCAGTAGCTGTGGGAGTGATACCAATGCAAAGACACAGTCACCACTTAAAAGAGGACCCAGGGAGAGGCGGAGTGAGAGAGGACCCTCAACAGAGCACAGCACAGTCAGGAGGAGAGCTAGTGTACCTCGCAAGGACCAAACTAAGTTTTCACCTCTCAAACTCACCACCTGTACATCCTCTAAAACGACTGACACTGTGTGTGCTGAGGAGAATGATATGCACCTTCCCAAAGAAGTCCAAACTCCAGCAGCCAAAAGATGCAAAAGATTCAACAATTCAGTGAAACAAGCAGAACATAATGCATCTGATGAGGAAGAGTCCTGTTCACTTAAAGAAAGTGAATCTTCAAGCAAAGAAAGTCACCCAGAGAGTGAGTTATGTCCAGTTGAGGAAGATGACTCTCTGAGGCCTGCGAGTGTCAGTCCTCTTCATTCTGAAGAAGCTGATTCAGAGCAAATCTCTGAAAATTTtatcacagccacacacactccatcaaaAGTTAAGCAGCCAAGCGGCTTTCGCAGAACGGAATACCAGGACTCAGAGAGTGAAGCAGTTCCCACTCAG CAAAATACCAGCAAGGATGAAGCACAAGAATGCGCAGAAGTTAtgggagaaaaagagggagagattgaacaggagagagaggaggaggatcTGCTATACCAGAATGGAGAAGTGCTAGACGAAAGGGGCGGAGCCAGAGGTAGCGTCCTACGCCTGTCCACAGGGGCAACTGAGGGCCAGTTGGCTGATGGAGAAGTCACACCCAAATCCAGTCAAATAGCAGGCTCTTCAGATAAACACATCGTTGATTCAGAGCTTGTGGAAGTCAGACAGGCCTCTAAACCACAAACAACTGAACCAA TTATTCTTTccagtgaggaggaggaggaggaggaggagaatcGTGTGACATCGCATGTCCCTACACTAGAGGGAGCCAAAGATCCACATAGGCAACAAAAGCCTATACAGGccatggagagaaaaaagattcCAGATGCACACATTCATCCCTCTGATATGAACAGCCAG GGTTCCAGCTTTGAGGCCTCTGCTTTAAGTGGTTGTCCGGTGATGGAGCTTCAGTTCTCTGCCCTCTACATGGGCAGCCTCAGTATTTTGACTAATGGGCTTGTAAAG ATCACAGATGATAGGATCACCATTTCATGTAAAG AGCCTTCAGGTTCTGAGGTAAAAGCTTCCTTGGCGACAGCACACGTACGCAAGTACAGCGTGTGGGATGGGCTTTTGGTGCGGGACAGTCGTttagcaaaagaaaatgaagtgcCACCTCCATCTGTCCTCCTCTTATGGCTGGCTGAAGTTCAAGCACGACGCCTATCCAGCGACTTGTGTGTCTTTCAGCCAGGGACACGCCCAG CTGAGGGTAGCacgtgtgttgtgctgtgtgtgtctgaaccCTTGAATGGAGTACAGGGTGCACTGCTTGCCTCTATAATGGACATTGTAGGTCTCAGACATGGAAATACTGAGCTTCTGTCCCCACTCACACACCCCGACAGTCTGAAGCTTCTGCAGAGCAGCCGAGACTCACACATGTTCCAACTGCTGCTTCCCAGGGCAGAGGCACACCCTGTCTTGTGTGAGTCCGGGACTGCGCCAGCACCAGCGAGCACAACTACAACCTCGGCTAAG gcccaGGACTCGGATGCCCAGCCAGACTCCAGAGTTTACACATTATGTCAAAGCAGTAGTCAGAGTGCTTACAGTGTGTCCTTAGCGCATAATCCTGGAGCAGACTGGACTCCATACCGGCACTGTGGCCCTGCACGCAG gTTGATCCAGTTTCCTCCGCCACCGTCTAAAGGAGCCATAACTGTGACCACTGAGGACCTGGAATGCTTAGATAGTGGGGAGTTTCTCAATGACGTCATCATCGACTTCTACCTCAA GTATCTGTTGGTGCAGAAGGCACCTCATGCTTCAGTGAGAAGATCTCACGTTTTTAGCAGCTTCTTTTACAAACAGCTCACACGGCGTGACAATGCCAATGAAGACAGCACCAGCACACC agcCCAGCTCAGGAGGCACCAGCGGGTAAGGACATGGACACGTCATGTGGACATCTTTGAGAAAGACTTCCTATTTGTGCCTGTCAATCAAGA AGCTCACTGGTACCTAGTAGTTGTGTGTTTTCCTGGGCTGGAAGAGCCACAGTATGTGGAGAGAGGAGGCCATGCCTCAGTGCATGATGGGACTGAAAACTCCAGTGATACCACAGCGCAGAGTGAATCTCAGCATGGTGATGGGGACGTAAATTCAG ATGAAAACTCTTCAAGGTCTATTTCTGCTCCTGGTCCACCA ACCTGCACAGAAAAAACCTGTAAACGACAGACTGTCTGTAAGAG ACCCTGCATTCTCATTATGGACTCTCTGAAGCTGTCTGTTCATGAGCGTATCTTCAAGCTCCTGCGCGA GTATCTACAGGCGGAGTGGGAGGTAAAAAGAGGTGGACATCGAGACTTCAGTGCAGAGCGGATGGTGGGCTCCCACTGCAGAGTTCCTCTGCAAGACAACAGTAGTGACTGTGGTCTTTATTTACTGCAGTATGCAGAAAGCTTTTTACAG GATCCTGTAGTGCACTTTGACCTTCCACTGAAGCTAGAGTGTTGGTTTCCACGACAGAAAGTGCGTGAGAAGCGAGAGGAGATTCGAGATCTTGTGTTGCACCTGTACCGATTTCAGCAAGGCTCTCTGGGAAATGACAGCTCAGATGATGGAAAAGAAATAGGAAATATAGTTTAG
- the senp7 gene encoding sentrin-specific protease 7 isoform X2 — protein sequence MPHEKGPLSRVTDAGTVSVDHRKALTITAGAKLDSSQIGNPLKIHKRKGLFDECADADVAKSARKHPKIHWTQLAANGASLHRHNGRQADEHDQNDSVMLDIKRRQVKVILKDVLQTEEGQRYLSSCGSDTNAKTQSPLKRGPRERRSERGPSTEHSTVRRRASVPRKDQTKFSPLKLTTCTSSKTTDTVCAEENDMHLPKEVQTPAAKRCKRFNNSVKQAEHNASDEEESCSLKESESSSKESHPESELCPVEEDDSLRPASVSPLHSEEADSEQISENFITATHTPSKVKQPSGFRRTEYQDSESEAVPTQQNTSKDEAQECAEVMGEKEGEIEQEREEEDLLYQNGEVLDERGGARGSVLRLSTGATEGQLADGEVTPKSSQIAGSSDKHIVDSELVEVRQASKPQTTEPIILSSEEEEEEEENRVTSHVPTLEGAKDPHRQQKPIQAMERKKIPDAHIHPSDMNSQGSSFEASALSGCPVMELQFSALYMGSLSILTNGLVKITDDRITISCKEPSGSEVKASLATAHVRKYSVWDGLLVRDSRLAKENEVPPPSVLLLWLAEVQARRLSSDLCVFQPGTRPAEGSTCVVLCVSEPLNGVQGALLASIMDIVGLRHGNTELLSPLTHPDSLKLLQSSRDSHMFQLLLPRAEAHPVLCESGTAPAPASTTTTSAKAQDSDAQPDSRVYTLCQSSSQSAYSVSLAHNPGADWTPYRHCGPARRLIQFPPPPSKGAITVTTEDLECLDSGEFLNDVIIDFYLKYLLVQKAPHASVRRSHVFSSFFYKQLTRRDNANEDSTSTPAQLRRHQRVRTWTRHVDIFEKDFLFVPVNQEAHWYLVVVCFPGLEEPQYVERGGHASVHDGTENSSDTTAQSESQHGDGDVNSDENSSRSISAPGPPTCTEKTCKRQTVCKRPCILIMDSLKLSVHERIFKLLREYLQAEWEVKRGGHRDFSAERMVGSHCRVPLQDNSSDCGLYLLQYAESFLQDPVVHFDLPLKLECWFPRQKVREKREEIRDLVLHLYRFQQGSLGNDSSDDGKEIGNIV from the exons attggAAATCCACTGAAAATCCACAAGAGGAAAGGACTCTTTGATGAATGCGCAGATGCAGACGTGGCAAAAAGTGCCAGAAAGCACCCCAAG ATCCACTGGACACAGCTGGCAGCCAATGGAGCGTCACTGCATCGCCATAATGGGAGACAAGCAGATGAACATGACCAGAATGATTCAGTGATGCTGGACATTAAGAG gCGACAGGTGAAAGTGATCTTGAAGGACGTTCTCCAGACAGAAGAAGGGCAGAGATACCTCAGTAGCTGTGGGAGTGATACCAATGCAAAGACACAGTCACCACTTAAAAGAGGACCCAGGGAGAGGCGGAGTGAGAGAGGACCCTCAACAGAGCACAGCACAGTCAGGAGGAGAGCTAGTGTACCTCGCAAGGACCAAACTAAGTTTTCACCTCTCAAACTCACCACCTGTACATCCTCTAAAACGACTGACACTGTGTGTGCTGAGGAGAATGATATGCACCTTCCCAAAGAAGTCCAAACTCCAGCAGCCAAAAGATGCAAAAGATTCAACAATTCAGTGAAACAAGCAGAACATAATGCATCTGATGAGGAAGAGTCCTGTTCACTTAAAGAAAGTGAATCTTCAAGCAAAGAAAGTCACCCAGAGAGTGAGTTATGTCCAGTTGAGGAAGATGACTCTCTGAGGCCTGCGAGTGTCAGTCCTCTTCATTCTGAAGAAGCTGATTCAGAGCAAATCTCTGAAAATTTtatcacagccacacacactccatcaaaAGTTAAGCAGCCAAGCGGCTTTCGCAGAACGGAATACCAGGACTCAGAGAGTGAAGCAGTTCCCACTCAG CAAAATACCAGCAAGGATGAAGCACAAGAATGCGCAGAAGTTAtgggagaaaaagagggagagattgaacaggagagagaggaggaggatcTGCTATACCAGAATGGAGAAGTGCTAGACGAAAGGGGCGGAGCCAGAGGTAGCGTCCTACGCCTGTCCACAGGGGCAACTGAGGGCCAGTTGGCTGATGGAGAAGTCACACCCAAATCCAGTCAAATAGCAGGCTCTTCAGATAAACACATCGTTGATTCAGAGCTTGTGGAAGTCAGACAGGCCTCTAAACCACAAACAACTGAACCAA TTATTCTTTccagtgaggaggaggaggaggaggaggagaatcGTGTGACATCGCATGTCCCTACACTAGAGGGAGCCAAAGATCCACATAGGCAACAAAAGCCTATACAGGccatggagagaaaaaagattcCAGATGCACACATTCATCCCTCTGATATGAACAGCCAG GGTTCCAGCTTTGAGGCCTCTGCTTTAAGTGGTTGTCCGGTGATGGAGCTTCAGTTCTCTGCCCTCTACATGGGCAGCCTCAGTATTTTGACTAATGGGCTTGTAAAG ATCACAGATGATAGGATCACCATTTCATGTAAAG AGCCTTCAGGTTCTGAGGTAAAAGCTTCCTTGGCGACAGCACACGTACGCAAGTACAGCGTGTGGGATGGGCTTTTGGTGCGGGACAGTCGTttagcaaaagaaaatgaagtgcCACCTCCATCTGTCCTCCTCTTATGGCTGGCTGAAGTTCAAGCACGACGCCTATCCAGCGACTTGTGTGTCTTTCAGCCAGGGACACGCCCAG CTGAGGGTAGCacgtgtgttgtgctgtgtgtgtctgaaccCTTGAATGGAGTACAGGGTGCACTGCTTGCCTCTATAATGGACATTGTAGGTCTCAGACATGGAAATACTGAGCTTCTGTCCCCACTCACACACCCCGACAGTCTGAAGCTTCTGCAGAGCAGCCGAGACTCACACATGTTCCAACTGCTGCTTCCCAGGGCAGAGGCACACCCTGTCTTGTGTGAGTCCGGGACTGCGCCAGCACCAGCGAGCACAACTACAACCTCGGCTAAG gcccaGGACTCGGATGCCCAGCCAGACTCCAGAGTTTACACATTATGTCAAAGCAGTAGTCAGAGTGCTTACAGTGTGTCCTTAGCGCATAATCCTGGAGCAGACTGGACTCCATACCGGCACTGTGGCCCTGCACGCAG gTTGATCCAGTTTCCTCCGCCACCGTCTAAAGGAGCCATAACTGTGACCACTGAGGACCTGGAATGCTTAGATAGTGGGGAGTTTCTCAATGACGTCATCATCGACTTCTACCTCAA GTATCTGTTGGTGCAGAAGGCACCTCATGCTTCAGTGAGAAGATCTCACGTTTTTAGCAGCTTCTTTTACAAACAGCTCACACGGCGTGACAATGCCAATGAAGACAGCACCAGCACACC agcCCAGCTCAGGAGGCACCAGCGGGTAAGGACATGGACACGTCATGTGGACATCTTTGAGAAAGACTTCCTATTTGTGCCTGTCAATCAAGA AGCTCACTGGTACCTAGTAGTTGTGTGTTTTCCTGGGCTGGAAGAGCCACAGTATGTGGAGAGAGGAGGCCATGCCTCAGTGCATGATGGGACTGAAAACTCCAGTGATACCACAGCGCAGAGTGAATCTCAGCATGGTGATGGGGACGTAAATTCAG ATGAAAACTCTTCAAGGTCTATTTCTGCTCCTGGTCCACCA ACCTGCACAGAAAAAACCTGTAAACGACAGACTGTCTGTAAGAG ACCCTGCATTCTCATTATGGACTCTCTGAAGCTGTCTGTTCATGAGCGTATCTTCAAGCTCCTGCGCGA GTATCTACAGGCGGAGTGGGAGGTAAAAAGAGGTGGACATCGAGACTTCAGTGCAGAGCGGATGGTGGGCTCCCACTGCAGAGTTCCTCTGCAAGACAACAGTAGTGACTGTGGTCTTTATTTACTGCAGTATGCAGAAAGCTTTTTACAG GATCCTGTAGTGCACTTTGACCTTCCACTGAAGCTAGAGTGTTGGTTTCCACGACAGAAAGTGCGTGAGAAGCGAGAGGAGATTCGAGATCTTGTGTTGCACCTGTACCGATTTCAGCAAGGCTCTCTGGGAAATGACAGCTCAGATGATGGAAAAGAAATAGGAAATATAGTTTAG
- the senp7 gene encoding sentrin-specific protease 7 isoform X3, with the protein MEFPELLDPWNGVTASVHRFRRQVKVILKDVLQTEEGQRYLSSCGSDTNAKTQSPLKRGPRERRSERGPSTEHSTVRRRASVPRKDQTKFSPLKLTTCTSSKTTDTVCAEENDMHLPKEVQTPAAKRCKRFNNSVKQAEHNASDEEESCSLKESESSSKESHPESELCPVEEDDSLRPASVSPLHSEEADSEQISENFITATHTPSKVKQPSGFRRTEYQDSESEAVPTQQNTSKDEAQECAEVMGEKEGEIEQEREEEDLLYQNGEVLDERGGARGSVLRLSTGATEGQLADGEVTPKSSQIAGSSDKHIVDSELVEVRQASKPQTTEPIILSSEEEEEEEENRVTSHVPTLEGAKDPHRQQKPIQAMERKKIPDAHIHPSDMNSQGSSFEASALSGCPVMELQFSALYMGSLSILTNGLVKITDDRITISCKEPSGSEVKASLATAHVRKYSVWDGLLVRDSRLAKENEVPPPSVLLLWLAEVQARRLSSDLCVFQPGTRPAEGSTCVVLCVSEPLNGVQGALLASIMDIVGLRHGNTELLSPLTHPDSLKLLQSSRDSHMFQLLLPRAEAHPVLCESGTAPAPASTTTTSAKAQDSDAQPDSRVYTLCQSSSQSAYSVSLAHNPGADWTPYRHCGPARRLIQFPPPPSKGAITVTTEDLECLDSGEFLNDVIIDFYLKYLLVQKAPHASVRRSHVFSSFFYKQLTRRDNANEDSTSTPAQLRRHQRVRTWTRHVDIFEKDFLFVPVNQEAHWYLVVVCFPGLEEPQYVERGGHASVHDGTENSSDTTAQSESQHGDGDVNSDENSSRSISAPGPPTCTEKTCKRQTVCKRPCILIMDSLKLSVHERIFKLLREYLQAEWEVKRGGHRDFSAERMVGSHCRVPLQDNSSDCGLYLLQYAESFLQDPVVHFDLPLKLECWFPRQKVREKREEIRDLVLHLYRFQQGSLGNDSSDDGKEIGNIV; encoded by the exons ATGGAGTTTCCAGAGCTTTTGGATCCGTGGAATGGTGTTACTGCCAGTGTGCATAGATTCAG gCGACAGGTGAAAGTGATCTTGAAGGACGTTCTCCAGACAGAAGAAGGGCAGAGATACCTCAGTAGCTGTGGGAGTGATACCAATGCAAAGACACAGTCACCACTTAAAAGAGGACCCAGGGAGAGGCGGAGTGAGAGAGGACCCTCAACAGAGCACAGCACAGTCAGGAGGAGAGCTAGTGTACCTCGCAAGGACCAAACTAAGTTTTCACCTCTCAAACTCACCACCTGTACATCCTCTAAAACGACTGACACTGTGTGTGCTGAGGAGAATGATATGCACCTTCCCAAAGAAGTCCAAACTCCAGCAGCCAAAAGATGCAAAAGATTCAACAATTCAGTGAAACAAGCAGAACATAATGCATCTGATGAGGAAGAGTCCTGTTCACTTAAAGAAAGTGAATCTTCAAGCAAAGAAAGTCACCCAGAGAGTGAGTTATGTCCAGTTGAGGAAGATGACTCTCTGAGGCCTGCGAGTGTCAGTCCTCTTCATTCTGAAGAAGCTGATTCAGAGCAAATCTCTGAAAATTTtatcacagccacacacactccatcaaaAGTTAAGCAGCCAAGCGGCTTTCGCAGAACGGAATACCAGGACTCAGAGAGTGAAGCAGTTCCCACTCAG CAAAATACCAGCAAGGATGAAGCACAAGAATGCGCAGAAGTTAtgggagaaaaagagggagagattgaacaggagagagaggaggaggatcTGCTATACCAGAATGGAGAAGTGCTAGACGAAAGGGGCGGAGCCAGAGGTAGCGTCCTACGCCTGTCCACAGGGGCAACTGAGGGCCAGTTGGCTGATGGAGAAGTCACACCCAAATCCAGTCAAATAGCAGGCTCTTCAGATAAACACATCGTTGATTCAGAGCTTGTGGAAGTCAGACAGGCCTCTAAACCACAAACAACTGAACCAA TTATTCTTTccagtgaggaggaggaggaggaggaggagaatcGTGTGACATCGCATGTCCCTACACTAGAGGGAGCCAAAGATCCACATAGGCAACAAAAGCCTATACAGGccatggagagaaaaaagattcCAGATGCACACATTCATCCCTCTGATATGAACAGCCAG GGTTCCAGCTTTGAGGCCTCTGCTTTAAGTGGTTGTCCGGTGATGGAGCTTCAGTTCTCTGCCCTCTACATGGGCAGCCTCAGTATTTTGACTAATGGGCTTGTAAAG ATCACAGATGATAGGATCACCATTTCATGTAAAG AGCCTTCAGGTTCTGAGGTAAAAGCTTCCTTGGCGACAGCACACGTACGCAAGTACAGCGTGTGGGATGGGCTTTTGGTGCGGGACAGTCGTttagcaaaagaaaatgaagtgcCACCTCCATCTGTCCTCCTCTTATGGCTGGCTGAAGTTCAAGCACGACGCCTATCCAGCGACTTGTGTGTCTTTCAGCCAGGGACACGCCCAG CTGAGGGTAGCacgtgtgttgtgctgtgtgtgtctgaaccCTTGAATGGAGTACAGGGTGCACTGCTTGCCTCTATAATGGACATTGTAGGTCTCAGACATGGAAATACTGAGCTTCTGTCCCCACTCACACACCCCGACAGTCTGAAGCTTCTGCAGAGCAGCCGAGACTCACACATGTTCCAACTGCTGCTTCCCAGGGCAGAGGCACACCCTGTCTTGTGTGAGTCCGGGACTGCGCCAGCACCAGCGAGCACAACTACAACCTCGGCTAAG gcccaGGACTCGGATGCCCAGCCAGACTCCAGAGTTTACACATTATGTCAAAGCAGTAGTCAGAGTGCTTACAGTGTGTCCTTAGCGCATAATCCTGGAGCAGACTGGACTCCATACCGGCACTGTGGCCCTGCACGCAG gTTGATCCAGTTTCCTCCGCCACCGTCTAAAGGAGCCATAACTGTGACCACTGAGGACCTGGAATGCTTAGATAGTGGGGAGTTTCTCAATGACGTCATCATCGACTTCTACCTCAA GTATCTGTTGGTGCAGAAGGCACCTCATGCTTCAGTGAGAAGATCTCACGTTTTTAGCAGCTTCTTTTACAAACAGCTCACACGGCGTGACAATGCCAATGAAGACAGCACCAGCACACC agcCCAGCTCAGGAGGCACCAGCGGGTAAGGACATGGACACGTCATGTGGACATCTTTGAGAAAGACTTCCTATTTGTGCCTGTCAATCAAGA AGCTCACTGGTACCTAGTAGTTGTGTGTTTTCCTGGGCTGGAAGAGCCACAGTATGTGGAGAGAGGAGGCCATGCCTCAGTGCATGATGGGACTGAAAACTCCAGTGATACCACAGCGCAGAGTGAATCTCAGCATGGTGATGGGGACGTAAATTCAG ATGAAAACTCTTCAAGGTCTATTTCTGCTCCTGGTCCACCA ACCTGCACAGAAAAAACCTGTAAACGACAGACTGTCTGTAAGAG ACCCTGCATTCTCATTATGGACTCTCTGAAGCTGTCTGTTCATGAGCGTATCTTCAAGCTCCTGCGCGA GTATCTACAGGCGGAGTGGGAGGTAAAAAGAGGTGGACATCGAGACTTCAGTGCAGAGCGGATGGTGGGCTCCCACTGCAGAGTTCCTCTGCAAGACAACAGTAGTGACTGTGGTCTTTATTTACTGCAGTATGCAGAAAGCTTTTTACAG GATCCTGTAGTGCACTTTGACCTTCCACTGAAGCTAGAGTGTTGGTTTCCACGACAGAAAGTGCGTGAGAAGCGAGAGGAGATTCGAGATCTTGTGTTGCACCTGTACCGATTTCAGCAAGGCTCTCTGGGAAATGACAGCTCAGATGATGGAAAAGAAATAGGAAATATAGTTTAG